One genomic window of Cyprinus carpio isolate SPL01 chromosome B8, ASM1834038v1, whole genome shotgun sequence includes the following:
- the foxp3a gene encoding forkhead box protein P3, translating into MLQNGAGTHKGGDNWSSQQNQYQEEDRSTFSSMQMKARRSSSSLISCKPMATKVSVPSDSDFKGSGSSHIQNSTLPQQTASENTSKHFRQHRPSVLRKGNQPFPQACGVHDWVVDTVCKTEPDSDLSDPVPLYTNQSESPQPGSTEHTGKHPYSVPGGFLCVKGQCGWPGCSKSREVFKEYGHFLKHLSTDHAPGDRSIAQLRMQKDKVQYMENQLIAERQKLQAMQLHLFDVKSTSEDGNSVGKSGQLSELLQPAACQNTNGVYDSDRAAAEALTQGYWQISTSQVIPGIIPSFEYYKFTNMRPPFTYASMIRWAILESSEKQLTLNEIYHWFTRMFFYFRHNTATWKNAVRHNLSLHKCFVRVEGRKGSVWTVDEEEFLRRKGQKFHRDQDMGWMAPFHMFPVTPQGETFQMRGPNGLS; encoded by the exons ATGCTTCAAAATGGTGCTGGAACACACAAAGGTGGAGATAACTGGAGCAGTCAACAAAATCAGTACCAAGAGGAAGACCGTTCTACCTTTTCCAGCATGCAGATGAAGGCCAGAAGAAGCAGTTCATCTCTGATCTCATGCAAACCCATGGCTACCAAG GTATCTGTTCCCTCGGACAGTGATTTCAAAGGTTCTGGCTCATCTCACATTCAAAATTCCACTCTACCACAGCAG ACTGCCAGTGAAAACACAAGCAAACATTTCAGACAGCACAGACCATCAGTACTACGCAAAGGCAACCAGCCGTTCCCACAAG CTTGTGGTGTTCATGACTGGGTTGTGGACACTGTGTGTAAGACAGAACCTGACAGTGACCTGTCAGACCCCGTGCCACTTTACACCAACCAATCTGAGAGTCCTCAGCCTGGCAGCACAGAGCATACTGGGAA GCATCCATACAGTGTTCCAGGTGGCTTTCTGTGTGTTAAAGGACAATGTGGATGGCCTGGGTGCTCAAAGAGCAGAGAAGTGTTCAAAGAATATGGACATTTCTTAAA ACACCTTTCTACTGACCATGCTCCTGGGGACAGAAGTATAGCCCAGTTGAGGATGCAGAAAGACAAAGTACAATACATGGAGAATCAG TTGATTGCAGAGAGACAGAAACTACAGGCTATGCAGCTACACCTGTTTGACGTCAAATCTACCTCTGAG GATGGTAACAGTGTGGGGAAGTCAGGACAGCTGTCAGAACTCCTGCAACCTGCAGCATGTCAGAACACAAATGGTGTCTATGACAGTGACAGAGCGGCAGCTGAAGCACTAACCCAAGGATACTGGCAGATCTCTACCTCACAAGTTATACCAG gGATTATCCCCAGTTTTGAGTATTATAAGTTCACAAACATGAGGCCACCTTTCACCTACGCCTCCATGATACGATGG GCTATACTGGAGTCCTCAGAGAAGCAGCTTACTCTGAACGAAATATATCACTGGTTTACCCGCATGTTTTTCTATTTTCGTCACAACACTGCCACATGGAAG aATGCTGTTCGGCATAACCTCAGTCTTCATAAGTGCTTTGTGCGCGTTGAAGGAAGAAAAGGTTCTGTTTGGACTGTGGATGAAGAGGAATTTCTGAGAAGAAAAGGACAAAAGTTTCACAG GGATCAGGATATGGGCTGGATGGCACCTTTTCACATGTTTCCTGTGACTCCACAAGGTGAAACTTTTCAGATGCGAGGCCCAAATGGACTCTCGTGA